A stretch of Zootoca vivipara chromosome 13, rZooViv1.1, whole genome shotgun sequence DNA encodes these proteins:
- the LOC118095464 gene encoding vomeronasal type-2 receptor 26-like encodes MVIFVVLLLALFPYSIRQAHKAICNLQDPHHPLHVYYQPGDFIIGGIISHGAFLSTSATFMVEPPPELPEELVVVPKGYQHILALAFAVKEINECPHILPNITLGFHIYDSYTNAMKTYLATLILLSKLEKCVPNYICNIENNLTGVIGGVDSEISFYVATILDVYKIPQLIYGSAPVMNDKSPGLPFYQMAPQEALQYEAILSLLLHFRWTWIGVVAMDNDNGEKIVRTVVPLFSKNGICFAFIERIRNFSFITEFNGLLQQGAKIHDKIMSSKANVVVVYGEPYSMTTFRWLPYLSEHNDMTNNAKGKVWISTTQIEFTSNVYQRNWDSGIFNGTIAFEIHFSDPPGFHQYVEHRNPSNTDGDGFIRDFWQQAFDCVFPNITADKVEGNICTGEEKLENLPGSFFEMSMTGYSYSIHSAVYAMAHALHAMSTFRLRHRAMAYGRRVKNQNRLFWQLHHFLRSISFNNTAGDVVTFNQNGEIASSLDIINWIILPNQSFNRVRIGRMDPEAPPDQVFTIDKEVITWHSWFNKVQPLSACTESCQPGSSKKVKEGKPFCCYDCIPCPEGEISNQEDMNDCFKCSDENYPSREHDTCFPKGITFLSYEEPLGICLASFAISFAFITALVLGTFLKNHKTPIVKANNRNLTYTLLITLLLCFLSALLFIGQPKKMTCFLRQTAFGIIFSVAVSCVLAKTVTVILAFMATKPGSKMRKCVGKSLATTIVISCSLLQAGICTVWLAISPPFPDADKHSVAKEIILECNEGAVVMFYCVLSYMGLLAIISFTVAFLARKLPDIFNEAKFITFSMLVFCSVWVSFVPTYLSTKGKYMVAVEIFSILASSAGLFGCIFSPKCYIILLRSELNNRDYLKTLRM; translated from the exons ATGGTGATTTTCGTGGTCTTGTTGCTGGCACTGTTTCCTTATAGCATACGTCAGGCTCATAAGGCGATATGCAACCTCCAAGATCCACACCACCCACTACACGTGTATTATCAGCCAGGAGATTTCATCATCGGTGGCATTATTTCCCATGGTGCCTTCTTATCCACTTCTGCAACATTCATGGTGGAACCTCCACCAGAACTGCCTGAAGAGCTTGT GGTGGTGCCTAAGGgttaccagcacatcctggcgtTGGCATTTGCAGTCAAGGAGATCAATGAATGCCCCCACATTTTACCCAATATCACCTTgggcttccacatctatgacagctatacCAATGCAATGAAGACGTATCTTGCCACACTAATACTTTTATCCAAACTGGAGAAATGTGTCCCCAACTATATATGTAATATTGAAAATAATCTGACAGGAGTTATTGGGGGAGTCGACTCTGAAATCTCCTTTTATGTGGCAACAATTTTGGATGTgtataagattccacag CTCATTTATGGCTCTGCTCCAGTGATGAATGATAAAAGCCCGGGGCTTCCCTTCTACCAAATGGCACCCCAGGAAGCCCTTCAGTATGAGGCAATTCtctctttgcttctgcatttcaggtggacgtgGATTGGAGTTGTTGCAATGGACAATGACAATGGAGAAAAAATTGTCCGTACTGTAGTTCCTCTGTTTTCAAAAAATGGCATCTGTTTTGCTTTCATAGAAAGAATTCGCAATTTTAGTTTTATCACTGAATTTAATGGCTTGCTACAACAGGGGgcaaaaatacatgataaaataaTGAGCAGCAAAGCTAATGTAGTGGTTGTCTATGGGGAACCTTACTCCATGACAACTTTTAGATGGCTTCCATACCTATCAGAACATAATGACATGACAAACAATGCAAAAGGTAAAGTATGGATATCAACAACTCAGATTGAATTCACTTCAAATGTCTATcaaagaaactgggattcaggaaTATTCAATGGTACTAtagcctttgaaattcacttcAGTGACCCACCAGGATTTCATCAATATGTTGAGCACAGAAACCCTTCCAACACAGATGGGGATGGTTTTATCAGGGACTTCTGGCAACAGGCTTTTGATTGTGTATTCCCAAATATCACAGCAGACAAGGTGGAGGGGAACATTTGCACaggggaggagaagctggagaacCTTCCTGgatcattttttgaaatgagcatgacaggCTACAGTTACAGTATCCACAGTGCTGTCTATGCCATggcccatgctttgcatgctaTGTCCACATTCAGactcagacacagagcaatggcatATGGAAGGAGAGTGAAGAATCAGAATCGACTGTTTTGGCAG ctccaccactttctgagaagTATCTCATTTAACAACACTGCCGGAGATGTGGTCACCTTCAACCAGAATGGGGAGATAGCATCTAGCTTAGATATTATCAATTGGATTATATTACCCAACCAATCCTTTAATAGAGTAAGGATTGGAAGGATGGATCCCGAAGCTCCTCCAGATCAAGTGTTCACCATTGATAAAGAGGTGATAACTTGGCACAGCTGGTTTAACAAG GTTCAGCCTCTTTCTGCCTGTACTGAAAGTTGCCAACCAGGATCTAGCAAGAAAGTGAAAGAAGGGAaaccattttgctgctatgattgcatccCATGTCCAGAGGGGGAGATTTCAAATCAGGAAG ATATGAATGATTGTTTTAAATGCTCAGATGAAAACTATCCAAGCAGGGAACATGATACATGTTTTCCCAAGGGCATCACcttcttgtcttatgaagaacctttaggcatctgcttggcctccTTTGCTATTTCCTTTGCTTTCATCACAGCTCTGGTACTGGGAACATTTCTGAAGAACCACAagactcccattgtcaaagccaacaaccggaatCTCACTTATACTCTGCTCATCAccctcttgctctgctttctttctgCTTTATTGTTCATTGGCCAGCCTAAGAAGATGACCTGTTTCctccgacaaactgcttttggcatcatcttttcAGTGGCTGTTTCCTGTGTGCTGGCGAAAACCGTCACTGTgattctggctttcatggccacgaAACCAGGATCAAAGATGAGAAAGTGTGTGGGGAAAAGTCTGGCCACCACCATTGTCATTTCCTGCTCCCTTCTTCAAGCAGGCATTTGTACTGTGTGGTTGGcaatctctcccccattcccagatgctGACAAGCACTCAGTGGCTAAAGAAATAATACTAGAATGTAACGAAGGGGCTGTGGttatgttttactgtgtccttAGCTACATGGGCCTCCTAGCAATTATTAGTTTCACTGTGGCTTTCCTTGCCAGGAAATTACCAGACattttcaatgaagccaagttcatcactttcagcatgctggtcttttgcagtgtttgggtatcttttgttccaacctaccttagtaccaaggggaaatacatggtcgctgtggagatcttttctatcttagcctccagtgctggTTTATTcggttgcatcttttcccccaaatgttacATCATTTTGTTGAGATCTGAGCTGAATAATAGGGATTACCTAAAAACTTTAAGAATGTGA